In [Clostridium] cellulosi, one genomic interval encodes:
- a CDS encoding methyl-accepting chemotaxis sensory transducer (High confidence in function and specificity): MKLKFPKIKKIRQKVNTEVSGNQNKHGKFGKKMLHFNLRQKYAGMSIYRKLSISFLAVALISNLLVGLVGLYNINRTNAMAQEMYKKDLMPLTPLYRIQTTFLSMKSLVNAKNFDELSINRSEVFRLQNSLNQDLSQYSKTITNAAEKKQLASLVDDITNLTYNLSSVFTALQTDDEDRAFQLLNGDIAKTYEHFDSAINKIFQDKTKEAEQRNQQSNKNYIVALATMSGITVLMIILATIIGRLNARLISKPINHLVKSAEAISEGNLDVIIDKGKGDEISVLANAFEKIVVSLNLLKKEIGALIDDAVEGNLSTRADVSKHKGAYGDIIGGVNKLLDTIVVPLNTAADYIDKISSGDLPEKITEDFKGDFNRIKINLNTCIDSIRALIEDANMLSDAAVKGNLSVRADVSRHNGDYAKIIEGVNNTLDSITEPLSTAARYIDDISRGDIPDSITDDFKGDFNLIKNSLNTCINSIKALIEDANMLSEAAVEGDLSVRADASRHQGDFRKIIEGVNSTLESVVTPLRNAEDCVTKISRGNIPPLLTNEVKGEYKVFQDSLNTCITAVNQLVEDAEMLSEAAERGDLSARADSERHQGNFKKIINGVNNMLESVAEPVTEAQSVLEELAKGNLSVRVTGDYKGDLVTIKESINSTVDAWSRYIDEISTVLSRMSEGDLDVEIKSEFLGDFAAIKDSINNIIESFNDAIREILTAAEEINISSKQVSEGSQSLSAGAAEQAASIEQLTASISEIAKKTRENALSATKADKIASDVKNDVVTGTAKMGQMVQSVNNISESASNISKIIKVIEDIAFQTNILALNAAIEAARAGTNGKGFAVVAEEVRNLAARSSNAAKETTQLIEMSIEKATEGETIANDTSEAFDKIEKGVGETAKIIDQIAQSSNEQATGIAQINKGIDQVSKIVQTNSATAEESAAASEELFGQAENLRKLVARFKLKGQEN; encoded by the coding sequence ATGAAGCTGAAGTTTCCAAAAATTAAGAAGATTAGACAAAAAGTAAATACTGAGGTTTCAGGAAATCAGAACAAACATGGCAAATTTGGCAAAAAGATGCTTCACTTTAATCTAAGACAGAAATATGCAGGTATGAGTATATATAGAAAACTCAGTATATCATTTTTAGCAGTTGCCTTAATAAGCAATCTACTTGTCGGTCTCGTTGGCCTTTATAACATTAACCGCACCAATGCAATGGCTCAGGAAATGTATAAGAAGGACTTAATGCCTCTAACACCACTTTATCGCATTCAAACAACATTTCTTTCAATGAAGTCATTGGTGAACGCTAAAAACTTTGATGAACTTTCCATTAACAGGTCAGAAGTTTTCAGGCTTCAAAATTCACTAAACCAAGATTTGAGCCAATATTCTAAAACTATTACTAATGCCGCCGAAAAGAAGCAGTTGGCTTCACTGGTTGATGATATAACCAATTTAACGTATAATTTGAGCTCGGTGTTTACCGCATTGCAGACCGACGATGAAGATAGAGCTTTCCAGCTTCTTAACGGGGATATCGCGAAGACATATGAACATTTTGACAGCGCTATAAATAAAATTTTCCAGGATAAAACAAAGGAAGCAGAACAAAGGAATCAGCAAAGTAATAAAAATTACATAGTGGCGCTTGCTACAATGAGCGGTATTACCGTTCTTATGATTATACTGGCTACGATTATCGGAAGATTAAACGCGAGATTGATAAGCAAGCCTATCAACCACCTTGTAAAATCTGCCGAAGCAATCTCTGAAGGCAATCTTGATGTAATTATAGACAAAGGCAAAGGCGATGAAATAAGCGTTCTTGCGAATGCCTTTGAAAAGATAGTTGTATCGCTGAATTTGCTTAAGAAGGAGATTGGGGCTCTAATTGATGATGCCGTTGAAGGAAATCTCAGCACCCGCGCAGATGTATCAAAGCATAAAGGTGCTTACGGCGATATTATAGGCGGCGTCAACAAGCTGCTTGATACAATCGTTGTGCCCCTAAATACCGCAGCCGACTATATAGATAAAATCAGCAGCGGCGATCTGCCTGAAAAGATTACCGAAGATTTCAAGGGCGACTTTAACCGCATTAAAATCAATCTCAATACCTGTATAGATTCTATAAGAGCGCTGATAGAAGACGCGAATATGCTTTCTGACGCGGCCGTCAAAGGCAATTTGTCAGTCAGAGCGGATGTTTCAAGACATAATGGCGATTATGCAAAAATTATTGAGGGTGTAAACAACACACTTGATTCGATAACCGAGCCGCTTAGCACCGCGGCCAGATATATTGACGATATCAGCCGAGGCGATATTCCTGACAGCATAACCGATGATTTCAAAGGTGATTTCAACCTCATTAAGAACAGCCTGAACACCTGCATTAATTCTATTAAAGCATTGATAGAAGACGCTAATATGCTTTCCGAGGCGGCTGTTGAAGGCGATTTGTCAGTCAGAGCGGATGCGTCCCGTCATCAGGGTGACTTCAGAAAAATCATCGAGGGTGTCAACAGCACACTCGAGTCAGTTGTCACTCCGCTTAGAAATGCGGAAGACTGCGTAACGAAGATAAGCCGCGGCAATATCCCGCCGCTGCTGACAAACGAAGTAAAAGGCGAATACAAGGTATTCCAGGACAGCCTGAATACTTGTATCACGGCTGTAAACCAGCTTGTAGAGGATGCCGAAATGCTGTCTGAAGCGGCCGAGCGCGGTGACCTTTCAGCGAGAGCGGATTCTGAACGCCATCAGGGCAATTTCAAGAAGATTATCAATGGCGTCAACAATATGCTTGAATCTGTAGCTGAGCCTGTTACAGAGGCACAATCGGTGCTCGAGGAACTTGCCAAAGGCAACCTCAGTGTACGGGTTACCGGAGACTATAAAGGTGACCTTGTAACAATCAAGGAGTCTATAAACAGCACAGTTGACGCATGGTCACGTTATATTGATGAGATTTCCACTGTCCTTTCGCGCATGTCCGAAGGCGATCTTGACGTTGAAATTAAGTCCGAATTCCTCGGCGATTTTGCCGCAATCAAGGATTCTATCAATAATATCATTGAGTCATTTAACGATGCAATCCGCGAGATACTCACTGCTGCGGAAGAAATAAACATCAGCTCGAAGCAGGTCTCTGAAGGCAGTCAGAGCTTGTCAGCCGGCGCGGCTGAGCAGGCGGCTTCAATTGAGCAGCTCACAGCTTCGATATCTGAAATAGCAAAGAAGACAAGAGAAAATGCTCTGAGTGCTACAAAGGCTGATAAGATTGCGTCCGATGTTAAGAATGACGTTGTTACCGGTACCGCGAAGATGGGTCAGATGGTGCAGTCCGTCAATAACATCAGCGAATCTGCTTCGAACATATCTAAGATCATTAAGGTGATTGAGGATATTGCTTTCCAGACAAATATTCTTGCGCTGAATGCTGCAATAGAAGCCGCGAGAGCTGGCACCAACGGCAAAGGCTTTGCAGTTGTTGCTGAAGAAGTAAGAAACCTTGCTGCACGTAGTTCCAACGCTGCGAAAGAAACTACACAGCTGATTGAAATGTCGATAGAAAAGGCGACAGAAGGCGAGACTATTGCCAATGATACATCTGAAGCATTTGATAAGATTGAAAAAGGCGTTGGCGAGACAGCTAAAATTATTGACCAGATCGCACAGTCTTCCAATGAGCAGGCGACTGGTATCGCTCAGATAAACAAAGGTATCGACCAGGTATCAAAGATTGTCCAGACGAATTCAGCTACAGCCGAGGAAAGCGCGGCTGCAAGCGAGGAACTGTTTGGTCAGGCCGAGAACCTCAGAAAACTTGTAGCAAGGTTCAAGCTGAAGGGCCAAGAGAATTGA
- a CDS encoding homocysteine S-methyltransferase (High confidence in function and specificity) — MKNIREYLQNEILIADGAAGTYISSLTGRISGPCEMLNITSADTVLRMHKQYVKAGAKLILTNTFSASVAGNSIGGDFDTTSAIIKEGVKIASMAAQDNAYVAADIGPLPETMFDSAVISEEYRRIVDTFLASDVNIFVFETFSNSVYPIKFSRYIKNKNPEAFIIISFAVMPDGYSRENISGQRLIDEVAEAQCADAVGFNCCCGPSHLLNYAQTVDFRGMVPVIMPNAGYPQRESGDLTIQESDVTYSGSPSYFASRLSSAASCGFKIIGGCCGTTPRHIAMLSDAVSKASRGCGNSLSVHEVQKPIRRTLNTFSDTLLHENRKTVVVELEPPFNADISKLENAAKVLKDLNVDAITVADSPMARARADSLATAARLKRTIGIEVIPHLCCRDKNLNAIKSSLISAYIEGIRNILAVTGDPIPDTDRALVKGVFNLNSESLCRYIRSLNSDIFSGDEIFYGCAFNVNAKNPKMELKRLEKKLDAGASFVLTQPVFTDDAAEALKEAKNKGVKVIAGLVTPVNYKNAVFLANEMPGFNIPEKFLKRFSPDMTREQGENEGIAITIEIARKIAHIADGFYFVVPFNRVNVTKRVIEALRADGII, encoded by the coding sequence TTGAAAAACATAAGAGAATATCTTCAAAACGAAATACTTATTGCAGACGGTGCAGCAGGAACCTATATATCATCGCTGACCGGCCGAATTTCTGGGCCGTGCGAAATGCTGAATATCACCAGCGCCGATACTGTTTTGCGTATGCACAAGCAGTATGTTAAAGCTGGTGCAAAGCTTATATTGACCAATACCTTCAGCGCGAGTGTAGCCGGTAATTCAATAGGCGGGGATTTCGACACTACATCTGCCATAATAAAGGAAGGCGTAAAAATCGCCTCAATGGCAGCGCAGGATAACGCTTATGTGGCGGCCGACATCGGGCCACTTCCCGAAACGATGTTTGATTCGGCGGTGATATCTGAAGAATATCGCCGCATTGTAGATACGTTTTTGGCTTCCGACGTCAATATCTTTGTTTTTGAGACATTTTCAAACTCCGTTTATCCGATAAAGTTTTCGAGGTACATAAAAAACAAGAATCCCGAAGCATTCATTATAATCAGCTTCGCTGTTATGCCTGACGGCTATTCCCGAGAAAACATCAGCGGACAGCGCCTTATCGACGAAGTTGCTGAGGCTCAGTGTGCTGACGCTGTTGGTTTTAACTGCTGCTGCGGGCCATCACATCTCTTGAATTATGCACAAACTGTAGATTTCAGAGGTATGGTGCCGGTCATAATGCCTAACGCAGGATATCCTCAGCGTGAATCGGGCGATTTGACAATTCAGGAATCCGACGTTACATATTCCGGTTCCCCTTCTTATTTTGCTTCAAGGCTTTCCAGCGCCGCAAGCTGCGGATTCAAAATAATAGGCGGCTGCTGTGGAACAACACCGCGTCATATCGCTATGCTGTCGGACGCTGTGTCAAAAGCAAGCCGCGGCTGCGGAAATTCACTTAGCGTTCATGAGGTTCAAAAACCTATAAGGCGGACTTTGAATACTTTCTCTGATACGCTTCTGCATGAAAACAGAAAAACTGTTGTCGTTGAACTTGAACCACCGTTTAATGCCGACATTTCAAAGCTCGAAAACGCGGCCAAAGTGCTCAAAGATTTAAATGTCGACGCCATTACTGTGGCTGATTCGCCGATGGCGCGGGCAAGAGCGGACTCCCTCGCAACAGCCGCAAGGCTCAAGCGCACAATCGGTATTGAGGTCATCCCCCATCTCTGCTGCCGCGACAAAAACCTGAATGCGATAAAGTCTTCGCTCATTTCGGCATACATAGAGGGCATACGCAATATTCTCGCGGTGACGGGCGACCCTATTCCCGATACCGATAGAGCGCTCGTCAAGGGCGTTTTTAATCTGAACTCGGAATCACTCTGCCGATATATAAGAAGCCTTAATTCAGATATTTTCAGCGGTGACGAGATTTTTTACGGGTGCGCTTTCAATGTCAACGCAAAAAATCCAAAAATGGAACTTAAAAGGCTGGAGAAAAAACTTGACGCAGGAGCTTCTTTTGTGCTGACCCAGCCCGTCTTTACTGATGACGCCGCCGAGGCACTCAAAGAAGCAAAAAATAAAGGCGTTAAGGTTATCGCCGGCCTTGTCACGCCCGTAAATTACAAAAACGCCGTATTCCTTGCCAACGAAATGCCCGGATTTAATATTCCGGAAAAGTTCCTAAAGCGGTTCTCGCCGGACATGACCCGCGAGCAGGGTGAAAACGAAGGTATTGCGATAACGATTGAGATTGCGAGAAAAATAGCTCATATCGCCGATGGATTTTATTTTGTTGTGCCGTTCAACCGTGTAAATGTAACCAAAAGGGTGATTGAAGCACTCAGGGCAGACGGTATAATTTAA
- a CDS encoding transcriptional regulator, TetR family (High confidence in function and specificity) — protein sequence MDSKDIKRKKIADAAKELFADFGYKSVSMDQIAQKAGVAKGTLYLYYKDKNDLLFKLAEELLDSFKLFIQSVEEKHLQLIQELHEIIYNFLMYRHNQKFLYRIAREAEELKTPSACRVIEAIDKEITGYIEQRLNTAMKEGLIKKCDTSILAFVIIKVYSALAFEWEEKHPPLNERQIAESVSLFLKDGLIIEQC from the coding sequence ATGGATTCAAAAGATATCAAACGTAAAAAAATTGCCGACGCGGCAAAAGAGCTTTTTGCTGATTTTGGGTACAAATCGGTCAGCATGGATCAGATTGCCCAAAAAGCCGGAGTAGCAAAAGGTACTCTCTACTTATACTACAAAGACAAAAACGACCTTTTATTCAAGCTTGCCGAGGAATTGTTGGACTCATTTAAACTGTTCATCCAAAGCGTTGAAGAAAAACACCTTCAGCTAATACAGGAACTACATGAAATAATCTACAACTTTTTAATGTACCGCCACAACCAAAAATTCCTCTATCGTATTGCAAGAGAGGCTGAAGAATTAAAGACTCCGTCCGCCTGCCGCGTAATTGAGGCAATAGATAAGGAAATCACCGGTTACATTGAGCAAAGGTTAAATACTGCAATGAAAGAAGGTTTGATAAAAAAGTGTGATACATCAATTCTCGCATTTGTCATTATCAAGGTTTATTCGGCACTCGCATTCGAATGGGAAGAGAAGCACCCACCGCTCAACGAGCGCCAGATTGCCGAATCTGTCAGCCTGTTCCTCAAGGACGGTTTGATCATCGAGCAGTGCTGA
- a CDS encoding hypothetical protein (Family membership) has product MSKAKKTIKCTALVIGVIIIPLFYSFFYLKAFWDPYNTLDKVPVAVVNNDKGAEIDGENRNIGKEISDELKKDGSLKFVFTDEADATNGVNDEKYYASIILPSDLSERIASASTSNKREGIIQYAVNEKHNYIASQILKIAINRIEEKARGSVDGKVVSILADKLNEVPSKLNELSDGLTQLSDGSQQLLDGTGKAYDGQKQLNSGIEDLNSGLIKLYSGSTTLANGQKTLNSGVLSLRSGLGTMYNGSTALVNGQKSLNSGILDLRSGLGTLYNGSTALTTGLKSLDSGISSATSGVGQLSAAVSGGNGLSTLTSGVKQLNDGAQALLDNFKYTGSTDPSSMTITDAVTQVDNGVQSLYNMMKYTGTTDESKMTVTDGAVNINNGMQQLKNGTSEYTSAVNSTIYTLIKDNPNSATVLSNYAAQLQALMSQSDEYKAAHQSEIQGLANLVNLYNAALNSSDAATFSQTLISAAQADPTKASIVSKGAELNSGAAMLATKTNTFANSLNNSTVQGQLAALSSGSTLLRSQFYDGGAFKSGVTSLANGTQQLYSGVSSLGKLTSAIDAFTNGLAQLKNGSTQLVNGATQLQNGLASAYSGSAALSSGSSQLLNGATQLQNGLASAYSGSATLSSGSSQLLNGATQLQNGLASASSGASKLADGSSQLVSASKEINSGASQLNDGINTAKDGVNDSINDANSQLDTTKGLDSFAKTPVSVKTTELNPIPNYGSAFAPYFMSLSLWVGGLLIFFGIYLDADCRIKVLSRYSDKKLLRVGAFILIGIAQALTLAVIVQFALGLSISNVAAFYFSCILVSVVFISIIEFLIVHLGDIGKFLSLAFLVLQLTSNGGTFPMETVPKFFNDIYPYMPMTYSVKLFKECTSNFNMSKAWGDIAILLAIFAVFTGLTILLSLTKKAKNAISEKLQAEN; this is encoded by the coding sequence ATGTCCAAAGCTAAAAAAACTATTAAATGCACCGCTCTTGTTATTGGTGTGATTATAATACCACTTTTCTATAGCTTCTTTTACCTTAAGGCCTTCTGGGATCCTTATAACACGCTTGACAAAGTGCCGGTCGCAGTTGTCAACAACGACAAAGGCGCTGAAATTGATGGTGAAAATCGCAATATAGGTAAAGAAATATCAGATGAACTTAAAAAAGACGGTTCACTTAAATTTGTCTTTACTGATGAAGCTGATGCCACTAATGGCGTCAATGACGAAAAATATTATGCTTCGATAATCCTCCCAAGCGATCTGTCGGAGAGAATAGCTTCTGCTTCGACGTCAAACAAACGCGAGGGTATTATACAATACGCAGTCAATGAAAAACACAACTACATTGCGTCGCAGATTCTCAAAATCGCAATAAACCGGATTGAAGAAAAAGCCCGCGGCAGCGTTGATGGAAAAGTTGTCTCCATCCTGGCAGATAAACTCAATGAGGTTCCGTCAAAGCTTAACGAATTAAGTGACGGTTTGACCCAATTAAGCGACGGTTCACAGCAGCTTTTGGACGGTACCGGCAAAGCCTATGACGGGCAGAAACAACTTAACAGCGGAATTGAGGATCTGAATTCCGGACTTATAAAGCTCTATAGCGGAAGCACGACATTGGCAAATGGCCAAAAGACGCTGAACAGCGGCGTTTTGAGTCTCCGCTCAGGTCTCGGAACAATGTATAATGGCAGCACAGCACTTGTTAATGGCCAAAAGTCCCTGAACAGCGGCATATTAGATCTCCGCTCAGGTCTTGGAACACTGTATAACGGCAGCACGGCACTTACTACTGGCCTTAAGTCACTCGACAGTGGAATTAGTTCAGCTACAAGCGGAGTCGGACAGCTATCGGCAGCAGTTTCCGGGGGAAACGGCCTGTCTACTTTGACTTCTGGTGTTAAGCAGCTGAACGACGGCGCGCAAGCACTCCTTGACAATTTCAAATACACTGGCAGCACTGACCCGAGCAGCATGACTATCACCGATGCTGTCACGCAGGTTGATAATGGTGTTCAATCCCTTTATAACATGATGAAATACACTGGCACCACCGATGAAAGCAAAATGACCGTTACTGACGGCGCGGTAAACATTAACAATGGCATGCAGCAGCTCAAGAACGGTACATCTGAGTATACCAGCGCGGTTAACTCAACAATCTACACATTAATTAAAGATAATCCAAATTCAGCGACTGTACTTAGCAACTACGCTGCACAGCTTCAAGCCCTTATGTCTCAAAGCGATGAGTATAAGGCAGCGCATCAAAGCGAGATTCAAGGGCTTGCTAACCTTGTAAACCTCTATAATGCAGCCCTTAATTCCTCTGATGCAGCAACCTTCAGCCAGACTCTTATCTCTGCTGCCCAAGCCGACCCGACAAAAGCATCTATTGTATCCAAAGGCGCAGAGCTTAACAGCGGAGCAGCGATGCTCGCCACCAAGACAAATACTTTTGCCAACAGCCTCAACAACAGCACAGTTCAAGGTCAGCTGGCAGCCCTCTCAAGCGGTTCAACACTGCTTAGATCCCAGTTTTATGACGGCGGAGCTTTCAAAAGCGGCGTAACGTCGCTGGCAAACGGCACTCAACAGCTTTATAGCGGCGTCAGCAGCCTCGGAAAGCTCACTTCAGCTATTGACGCCTTTACAAACGGGTTAGCCCAGCTTAAGAATGGCTCAACACAGCTTGTAAACGGTGCAACTCAACTTCAGAACGGCCTTGCTTCGGCATACAGCGGATCAGCAGCTCTCAGTTCTGGCTCATCTCAGCTCCTAAACGGTGCGACTCAGCTTCAAAACGGCCTTGCCTCGGCATACAGCGGTTCAGCAACTCTCAGTTCTGGCTCATCTCAACTTCTAAACGGTGCAACTCAGCTTCAAAACGGCCTTGCTTCGGCAAGCAGCGGAGCTTCTAAGCTTGCCGATGGTTCTTCCCAGTTGGTTTCAGCGTCAAAAGAAATAAATTCAGGCGCTTCCCAGTTAAATGACGGGATAAATACCGCCAAGGACGGCGTCAATGATTCTATCAATGACGCTAACAGCCAGCTTGATACGACAAAGGGCCTCGACTCTTTTGCAAAAACTCCTGTAAGCGTCAAAACTACCGAACTGAATCCTATCCCGAATTACGGTTCTGCATTTGCCCCCTACTTCATGTCACTGTCCCTGTGGGTCGGCGGACTGCTCATATTCTTTGGCATTTATCTTGACGCTGACTGCCGCATTAAGGTTCTCTCAAGATATTCAGACAAGAAATTACTGCGGGTTGGCGCCTTTATACTCATCGGTATCGCGCAGGCTCTTACCCTTGCCGTTATCGTACAATTTGCCCTTGGCCTTTCTATCAGCAACGTCGCAGCATTCTATTTCTCATGCATTCTCGTATCTGTCGTATTCATCTCAATTATTGAATTCCTGATTGTCCATCTGGGAGATATCGGAAAGTTCTTGTCGCTCGCATTTCTTGTACTGCAGCTTACTTCAAACGGCGGTACCTTCCCGATGGAAACTGTTCCGAAGTTCTTCAACGACATTTATCCGTATATGCCAATGACATATTCGGTTAAACTCTTTAAGGAATGCACCAGCAACTTCAACATGTCTAAAGCCTGGGGCGACATTGCAATCCTCCTCGCTATTTTCGCTGTGTTTACAGGCCTTACTATTCTGCTTTCACTGACAAAGAAAGCGAAAAACGCTATCAGCGAAAAACTGCAGGCTGAAAACTAA
- a CDS encoding hypothetical protein (High confidence in function and specificity) produces MSNIICVTNRRLCRTNFLYQIEKIAEAGPMAIILREKDLSREEYRNLAKSVLSICKKYETPCIIHSFVNVAKELHVNALHLPLSILRTLPNEEKGAFKILGASCHSVEEAQAAEALGCTYITAGHIFDTDCKKGLPGRGLEFLKRVCNSVSIPVYAIGGITQQNLSEVMASGAAGACVMSAAMLAKDPRTYILNLKCQNHLQSEFNLDRV; encoded by the coding sequence ATGTCTAATATTATCTGCGTTACCAACCGCCGCCTCTGTAGGACTAATTTCCTGTACCAAATCGAAAAAATCGCAGAAGCGGGGCCTATGGCGATTATCCTGCGTGAAAAAGATTTGAGCCGGGAAGAATACAGAAACTTAGCCAAATCTGTGCTTTCTATATGCAAGAAATATGAAACACCCTGTATTATCCATAGTTTTGTTAATGTCGCAAAGGAATTGCATGTTAATGCTTTGCACTTGCCTCTTTCTATTCTTCGCACGCTCCCAAACGAGGAAAAAGGTGCGTTCAAAATTCTCGGCGCATCCTGTCATTCTGTAGAGGAAGCACAAGCTGCTGAAGCACTCGGGTGCACATACATTACAGCAGGCCATATTTTTGATACGGATTGTAAAAAAGGCTTGCCGGGGCGGGGGCTTGAATTTTTAAAAAGAGTATGTAACAGTGTTTCCATTCCGGTGTATGCTATCGGCGGAATAACCCAGCAAAATTTATCGGAGGTAATGGCGTCAGGCGCTGCCGGTGCCTGTGTTATGAGCGCAGCTATGTTGGCCAAGGATCCACGAACATATATTCTCAATTTAAAGTGCCAAAATCATCTCCAGTCAGAATTTAACCTCGATAGGGTATAA
- a CDS encoding thiazole biosynthesis protein ThiH (High confidence in function and specificity) yields MENQFYVDSEYLSPEALAEKHRLETDPAFRKNYMEYLPWMEKINSNVCENVMAQVNSFDYYKYTAEDVRAALEKETCSIEDFKALLSPAAEPFLEQMAQRARRETSKHFGNTVYLFTPLYISNYCENYCVYCGFNCYNHIKRMKLSLEQIEREMKVISDSGMEEILILTGEDREKSGVEYIGEACKLARKYFRMVGIEIYPVNTDEYRYLHECGADYVTVFQETYDTEKYETLHLLGPKRVWRYRFDAQERALMGGMRGVAFSALLGLSDFRKDALASALHVYYLQRKYPHAEMSLSCPRLRPIINNDKINPKDVHEKQLCQIICAYRIFLPFVGITVSSRESARFRNGIAKIAATKISAGVSTGIGDHESKYSGKGKNDAAGDEQFKINDSRSLDEIYHDICKEGLQPVLNEYLYV; encoded by the coding sequence ATGGAAAATCAGTTCTATGTGGATTCGGAATATTTGTCGCCGGAAGCCTTAGCCGAAAAGCATCGTTTAGAAACCGACCCGGCTTTTAGGAAAAATTATATGGAATATTTGCCGTGGATGGAGAAAATAAACTCAAATGTTTGCGAAAATGTAATGGCACAAGTAAATTCCTTTGATTATTACAAATATACTGCCGAAGATGTCAGGGCGGCTTTAGAGAAAGAAACCTGTTCGATCGAAGATTTCAAAGCCTTGTTATCTCCAGCGGCAGAGCCATTCCTTGAGCAGATGGCGCAAAGAGCAAGGCGGGAAACGAGCAAACATTTCGGAAATACGGTGTATCTCTTTACGCCGCTTTATATTTCCAACTACTGCGAGAACTATTGCGTTTATTGTGGATTTAATTGCTATAACCATATAAAGCGCATGAAGCTGAGTTTAGAACAGATTGAGCGCGAGATGAAGGTAATTTCCGACAGCGGAATGGAAGAAATTTTAATTCTTACCGGGGAAGACAGGGAAAAAAGTGGTGTAGAATACATCGGCGAAGCTTGTAAATTGGCGAGAAAGTATTTTCGTATGGTAGGTATTGAAATTTATCCTGTGAATACGGATGAATACCGTTATCTCCATGAATGTGGTGCAGATTATGTGACAGTTTTTCAGGAGACCTACGATACAGAGAAATATGAAACGCTCCATCTTCTTGGCCCCAAGCGTGTGTGGCGTTATCGCTTTGATGCACAGGAGCGCGCGCTTATGGGTGGAATGAGAGGGGTTGCATTTTCAGCCCTGCTGGGGCTTTCAGATTTTCGCAAGGATGCATTGGCAAGTGCTTTGCACGTTTATTACCTCCAACGAAAATATCCTCATGCTGAAATGTCCCTTTCTTGCCCGAGGCTTCGTCCGATTATAAACAATGATAAAATCAACCCTAAGGACGTTCACGAAAAGCAGCTTTGCCAGATTATTTGTGCATACCGTATTTTCTTGCCGTTTGTCGGTATCACCGTATCATCACGTGAAAGTGCCCGGTTCCGCAACGGAATCGCAAAAATAGCAGCGACAAAAATTTCTGCAGGTGTTTCCACTGGAATCGGTGACCACGAAAGCAAATACAGCGGAAAGGGTAAGAACGATGCTGCAGGTGACGAGCAGTTTAAAATTAATGACAGCCGCAGCCTTGACGAGATATATCATGATATTTGTAAAGAGGGACTGCAGCCCGTTCTGAATGAGTATCTCTATGTCTAA
- the thiG gene encoding Thiazole synthase (High confidence in function and specificity) yields the protein MTDDKLIIGGHEFNSRFILGSGKYSMNLIEAAVKYAGAEIITLAVRRANTKEQENILNYIPQGVTLLPNTSGARTAEEAVRIARLARELGCGDFIKIEIMRDSKYLLPDNYETVKATEILAKEGFIVMPYMYPDLNVARDLVNAGAASIMPLAAPIGSNRGLTTKEFIQILIDEIDLPIIVDAGIGRPSQACEAMEMGVAAIMANTALATAGNLPMMAAAFRQAIEAGRKAYLAGIGRVLTRGASASDPLTGFLHD from the coding sequence ATGACGGACGATAAATTAATCATTGGCGGGCATGAATTTAATTCCCGGTTCATTCTGGGCTCTGGCAAATACTCTATGAATCTAATAGAGGCCGCTGTTAAGTATGCGGGAGCTGAAATTATTACTCTTGCAGTCCGCCGAGCAAATACAAAAGAACAAGAAAATATACTGAACTATATCCCTCAAGGTGTCACTCTGCTTCCGAATACAAGCGGCGCAAGAACAGCGGAAGAGGCTGTCCGTATTGCAAGGCTGGCAAGAGAACTGGGGTGCGGCGATTTCATAAAGATTGAGATTATGCGCGATTCTAAGTATCTGCTGCCAGATAATTATGAGACCGTCAAGGCAACTGAAATTCTTGCAAAAGAAGGATTTATTGTAATGCCGTATATGTACCCAGATTTGAATGTCGCTCGAGATCTTGTAAATGCAGGAGCTGCTTCTATTATGCCGCTTGCTGCCCCTATAGGTTCAAACAGAGGGTTGACAACCAAAGAATTTATCCAAATCCTTATCGATGAAATTGACCTTCCCATTATCGTTGATGCCGGTATCGGCAGGCCCTCGCAGGCTTGTGAAGCAATGGAAATGGGTGTCGCTGCTATAATGGCGAATACCGCGCTTGCAACTGCAGGAAATTTGCCGATGATGGCTGCTGCTTTCCGTCAGGCTATTGAAGCGGGGCGAAAAGCATACCTCGCGGGCATAGGTCGTGTGCTCACCCGCGGAGCATCAGCGTCCGATCCGCTGACTGGATTCTTGCACGATTAA